A single genomic interval of Zingiber officinale cultivar Zhangliang chromosome 4A, Zo_v1.1, whole genome shotgun sequence harbors:
- the LOC121972545 gene encoding sec-independent protein translocase protein TATB, chloroplastic-like, producing MLQEVPEDFKSALEQEIGIDEVVSPRNYINKSALNADEKQETVVDPKGKEEQQLAASDAISKVTSQVGEQTSEEQAQETTSETLAAMTTETSIVQSDADTQSSEKSDNQR from the exons ATGCTACAAGAAGTGCCTGAAGACTTCAAGAGCGCCCTTGAGCAGGAGATTGGAATTGATGAAGTTGTCTCTCCTAGGAATTACATAAACAAATCCGCCTTGAACGCTGATGAAAAACAAGAAACTGTGGTAGATCCAA AGGGTAAAGAAGAACAGCAGCTGGCTGCCTCTGATGCCATATCTAAAGTCACATCTCAAGTAGGAGAACAAACATCTGAAGAGCAAGCACAAG AAACCACTTCAGAAACTTTAGCTGCAATGACAACTGAAACAAGCATTGTCCAATCGGATGCGGACACACAATCTTCGGAGAAGTCGGACAACCAGAGATGA